The following coding sequences lie in one Phacochoerus africanus isolate WHEZ1 chromosome 12, ROS_Pafr_v1, whole genome shotgun sequence genomic window:
- the ENHO gene encoding adropin: MGAAISQGALIAIICNGLVGFLLLLLWVILCWACHSRSANIDSLSESSPNSSPGPCPEKAPPPQKPSHEGSYLLQP, encoded by the coding sequence ATGGGGGCAGCCATCTCTCAGGGGGCCCTCATCGCCATCATCTGCAACGGCCTCGTAGGcttcttgctgctgctgctctgggtCATTCTCTGCTGGGCCTGCCACTCCCGCTCTGCCAACATCGACTCCCTCTCGGAATCCAGTCCCAACTCCAGCCCTGGCCCCTGTCCTGAGAAGGCACCCCCGCCTCAGAAGCCCAGCCATGAAGGCAGCTACCTGCTGCAGCCCTGA